One Accipiter gentilis chromosome 11, bAccGen1.1, whole genome shotgun sequence DNA window includes the following coding sequences:
- the LOC126044257 gene encoding acrosin-like isoform X2, with product MNLLPLLVLLAVCRPVHGTWDSCGGTCGLRPMASHYGMSRVVGGTDAQPGAWPWIVSIQDPWKIGTGHICGGSLISPQWVLTAAHCFIEASYVTMWRVVIGATQLTQLGPEAQVRNIKRLLVHERYSNISERNDIALLELDQPVQCSYYIQLACVPDASLRVSELTTCYVSGWGSTTARSGRSADVLQEAKVHLIDINLCNSTRWYNGAVHTHNLCAGYPQGGIDTCQGDSGGPLVCKDNTYDYFWLVGVTSWGKGCARSKRPGVYTSTQHFYDWILVQMGLRPAVTSTPTPRPVFTSTPFQRPKPIPTQSGRFTPCPFPRQKLVEFFNLLQELLQVLRGKKA from the exons ATGAATTTGCTCCCCCTCCTCGTCCTGCTGGCTGTGTGCCGGCCTGTGCACGGCACGTGGGACAGCTGTGG CGGGACCTGCGGGCTCCGGCCCATGGCTTCTCACTACGGCATGTCACGCGTCGTGGGTGGCACAGATGCCCAGCCGGGGGCCTGGCCCTGGATCGTCAGCATCCAGGATCCCTGGAAAATAGGCACGGGGCATATATGCGGAGGGTCTCTCATCAGCCCGCAGTGGGTCCTCACGGCAGCTCACTGCTTCATTGAGGCCAG CTATGTCACGATGTGGCGCGTGGTGATCGGAGCCACCCAGCTGACTCAGCTGGGCCCCGAGGCCCAAGTGCGCAATATTAAGCGGCTGCTGGTTCACGAACGCTATAGTAACATCTCGGAGAGGAACGACATCGCGTTGCTGGAATTGGACCAGCCTGTCCAATGCAGCTACTACATACAGCTTGCCTGCGTGCCCGACGCCTCGCTGAGAGTGTCAGAGCTGACCACCTGCTATGTCAGTGGCTGGGGTTCCACGACCGCCAGAT CTGGAAGATCAGCTGATGTCCTGCAGGAGGCCAAGGTCCACCTCATTGACATCAACCTCTGTAACAGCACCCGGTGGTATAATGGGGCCGTCCACACCCACAACTTGTGCGCTGGGTATCCGCAGGGTGGCATCGACACCTGCCAG ggTGACAGCGGTGGCCCTCTCGTGTGCAAAGATAACACCTATGACTACTTCTGGCTTGTTGGAGTGACCAGCTGGGGGAAAGGCTGTGCAAGATCAAAACGGCCCGGAGTCTACACCTCCACTCAGCACTTTTACGACTGGATCCTGGTACAGATGGGACTGCGCCCAGCAGTAACATCTACTCCAACACCACGGCCAGTGTTCACCTCAACCCCCTTTCAGAGGCCAAAGCCAATACCAACGCAATCGGGCAGGTTTACACCCTGCCCATTTCCACGCCAGAAGCTGGTGGAGTTCTTTAACCTGCTGCAGGAGCTCCTGCAGGtcctaaggggaaaaaaggcttga
- the LOC126044257 gene encoding acrosin-like isoform X1 yields MASHYGMSRVVGGTDAQPGAWPWIVSIQDPWKIGTGHICGGSLISPQWVLTAAHCFIEASYVTMWRVVIGATQLTQLGPEAQVRNIKRLLVHERYSNISERNDIALLELDQPVQCSYYIQLACVPDASLRVSELTTCYVSGWGSTTARSGRSADVLQEAKVHLIDINLCNSTRWYNGAVHTHNLCAGYPQGGIDTCQGDSGGPLVCKDNTYDYFWLVGVTSWGKGCARSKRPGVYTSTQHFYDWILVQMGLRPAVTSTPTPRPVFTSTPFQRPKPIPTQSGRFTPCPFPRQKLVEFFNLLQELLQVLRGKKA; encoded by the exons ATGGCTTCTCACTACGGCATGTCACGCGTCGTGGGTGGCACAGATGCCCAGCCGGGGGCCTGGCCCTGGATCGTCAGCATCCAGGATCCCTGGAAAATAGGCACGGGGCATATATGCGGAGGGTCTCTCATCAGCCCGCAGTGGGTCCTCACGGCAGCTCACTGCTTCATTGAGGCCAG CTATGTCACGATGTGGCGCGTGGTGATCGGAGCCACCCAGCTGACTCAGCTGGGCCCCGAGGCCCAAGTGCGCAATATTAAGCGGCTGCTGGTTCACGAACGCTATAGTAACATCTCGGAGAGGAACGACATCGCGTTGCTGGAATTGGACCAGCCTGTCCAATGCAGCTACTACATACAGCTTGCCTGCGTGCCCGACGCCTCGCTGAGAGTGTCAGAGCTGACCACCTGCTATGTCAGTGGCTGGGGTTCCACGACCGCCAGAT CTGGAAGATCAGCTGATGTCCTGCAGGAGGCCAAGGTCCACCTCATTGACATCAACCTCTGTAACAGCACCCGGTGGTATAATGGGGCCGTCCACACCCACAACTTGTGCGCTGGGTATCCGCAGGGTGGCATCGACACCTGCCAG ggTGACAGCGGTGGCCCTCTCGTGTGCAAAGATAACACCTATGACTACTTCTGGCTTGTTGGAGTGACCAGCTGGGGGAAAGGCTGTGCAAGATCAAAACGGCCCGGAGTCTACACCTCCACTCAGCACTTTTACGACTGGATCCTGGTACAGATGGGACTGCGCCCAGCAGTAACATCTACTCCAACACCACGGCCAGTGTTCACCTCAACCCCCTTTCAGAGGCCAAAGCCAATACCAACGCAATCGGGCAGGTTTACACCCTGCCCATTTCCACGCCAGAAGCTGGTGGAGTTCTTTAACCTGCTGCAGGAGCTCCTGCAGGtcctaaggggaaaaaaggcttga